The following are encoded together in the Candidatus Liberimonas magnetica genome:
- a CDS encoding ABC transporter permease, translated as MNLILAFLLRDLAIEKTYKFHFVVKVLNIFFQLVLFYFLSKLVPDIKYFSFVLIGLIFSRHFQFWLDVFSNNIRQEQHWGTAELIFLSPHSPFKVLLGTISAKLIILIFEIVIFIFLGSLMFNAEVFFNPGGVLPLVVLNTVMFLGLGLISASFIMYYKRGDPVNWIVLLASDILCGVYFPVNLLPSEIQGLSYMLPTTLSLQIFRDALLNNAAPPVSKLLVLTAWSVPLFLAGIFCFRKAFNKAREEGNLGSY; from the coding sequence ATGAATCTAATATTGGCTTTTTTATTAAGGGATCTTGCGATTGAAAAAACTTATAAATTCCACTTTGTAGTTAAAGTGCTGAACATTTTTTTTCAGCTGGTTCTTTTTTATTTCTTAAGCAAGCTGGTCCCTGATATTAAGTATTTTTCTTTTGTCCTTATAGGATTGATATTCAGCAGGCATTTCCAGTTCTGGCTTGATGTTTTCTCGAACAACATAAGACAGGAACAGCATTGGGGTACAGCTGAATTAATATTTCTTTCTCCGCACAGCCCGTTCAAGGTACTGCTGGGCACGATAAGTGCTAAATTAATAATATTGATTTTTGAAATAGTAATTTTTATTTTTTTGGGCAGTTTAATGTTTAATGCTGAAGTATTTTTTAACCCCGGGGGCGTTTTGCCTCTCGTTGTTTTAAATACAGTTATGTTTTTAGGTCTAGGGCTTATTTCAGCTTCTTTTATAATGTATTATAAAAGAGGCGATCCTGTTAACTGGATCGTTCTGCTCGCTTCCGATATATTATGCGGCGTATATTTCCCGGTAAATTTGCTTCCTTCTGAAATTCAAGGTTTATCATACATGCTTCCTACAACCCTATCTCTGCAGATCTTCAGGGATGCGCTGTTGAATAACGCTGCCCCTCCTGTCTCAAAACTGCTTGTTTTAACTGCCTGGTCTGTCCCGCTGTTTTTGGCCGGTATTTTCTGTTTCAGGAAAGCATTTAACAAAGCAAGAGAAGAAGGAAATCTGGGAAGCTACTAA
- a CDS encoding nucleotidyltransferase family protein: protein MNLAKPLNKAILTRNLLILHQLKELAWVLENEGVPVILLKGAALINTVEDYASERIMDDIDLLLKPGDMIKTRNTLNSLGYSAFNSDSGSFCSNSKPAYIDITDNLWYLSKKEIEQLWQNSKNHEISPMVYHLPPDEFYIHVLAHAALHHGIKETAWLRDLEVIKIKWGKEINPQILDNKLIKYGLSSVSDVFLGQPAGEGFSPLVYSWFLKRSIPLKGHILRFLFLPLNKKFSYLTRTLFPSTDFLTYRYNLKNAFQILIFRIIRPVLLFFKLLQMPFNYCLHMYRENAK from the coding sequence ATGAATTTAGCTAAACCGTTAAACAAAGCAATTCTTACCCGAAACCTGTTGATCCTTCATCAGCTAAAAGAGCTTGCCTGGGTCCTTGAAAATGAAGGGGTTCCTGTGATACTTCTTAAAGGAGCAGCTCTTATCAATACTGTCGAGGATTATGCTTCTGAACGCATAATGGACGATATTGATCTGCTTTTAAAACCAGGTGACATGATAAAAACAAGGAATACCCTTAATTCGCTCGGCTATTCCGCTTTTAACAGCGACTCTGGAAGTTTCTGCAGCAATTCAAAACCCGCCTATATTGACATCACTGATAACTTGTGGTATTTAAGCAAAAAAGAAATTGAACAGTTATGGCAAAACAGCAAAAACCATGAAATCTCGCCCATGGTATACCACCTTCCTCCTGATGAGTTTTATATCCATGTACTTGCGCATGCAGCCTTGCATCATGGAATTAAGGAGACAGCGTGGCTTAGAGACCTTGAGGTAATTAAAATAAAATGGGGGAAAGAGATTAATCCGCAGATTTTGGATAATAAATTAATAAAATACGGTTTGAGTTCTGTCTCTGATGTATTCTTGGGCCAACCGGCCGGTGAAGGTTTCAGTCCGCTCGTTTACTCCTGGTTCCTGAAACGGAGCATTCCGTTAAAAGGCCATATTTTAAGGTTCCTGTTTTTGCCTCTCAATAAAAAATTTTCTTACCTTACCCGTACACTTTTTCCATCAACTGATTTTCTTACCTATAGATATAACCTAAAAAATGCTTTTCAAATTTTGATTTTCAGGATTATCAGGCCGGTTCTTCTTTTCTTCAAACTGCTTCAAATGCCGTTTAATTACTGCCTACATATGTACAGAGAAAATGCAAAATGA
- a CDS encoding ABC transporter ATP-binding protein produces the protein MTIYIRNLIKTYYLKNECKNVLTGVNLEIRAGQIFGLMGQNGSGKTTLLKILSTLILPTNGNVEICGFNIEDHPAKTRQSIGLSADPDTSFYQILSLRENIKFYGRLLDVEKDILDKRIDEFCEIFGLKEFFDVKLSQCPSGIKQKLAVIRAFLHEPEVLLIDEPARSLDEGSKLKILEFIRSVVKEKNKTCIMVTHALDEAKRFADRIGYLENGKITE, from the coding sequence ATGACTATATATATAAGAAACCTGATTAAAACATATTATCTAAAAAATGAATGTAAAAATGTATTGACTGGAGTAAACCTTGAAATAAGGGCCGGACAGATATTTGGCCTAATGGGCCAAAACGGGTCGGGTAAAACGACTCTTCTTAAAATACTTTCTACCTTGATCCTGCCCACGAACGGGAATGTAGAGATTTGTGGTTTTAATATCGAAGACCATCCGGCTAAAACACGCCAGAGCATTGGCTTGTCGGCTGATCCAGATACCAGTTTTTACCAGATATTAAGTTTAAGGGAAAATATAAAGTTTTATGGAAGGCTGCTAGATGTCGAAAAAGATATCCTTGACAAAAGAATTGATGAATTTTGCGAAATATTCGGATTAAAAGAGTTTTTTGACGTTAAATTAAGCCAATGTCCGTCAGGCATAAAACAGAAACTTGCGGTAATCCGTGCATTTTTGCATGAGCCTGAAGTGCTATTGATAGACGAACCCGCACGCAGCCTTGACGAAGGGTCCAAACTTAAAATCCTGGAATTTATCAGGTCTGTTGTTAAAGAAAAAAACAAAACCTGTATCATGGTAACTCATGCTCTGGATGAAGCAAAGAGATTTGCCGACAGGATAGGGTATTTAGAGAACGGGAAGATAACAGAATAA
- a CDS encoding PorV/PorQ family protein, with product MNIIIVNLRTYIKLLLVLLTTYTLSLTPAFCEVKIHPNAGTTSATFLKLGLGSRAIGMGEAFSALSDDITALYWNPAGLVQLDGNQMHITHNESFEGIKHEFFGYAAPLKKGTLALGVYGITIPKDLERRSGLFEGNPFEPLTVSEGTFGAYDAAVHVSYAKELKDNLSGGASFKIIQQNIDNFSAYGLAADFGTLYKFPEQPLSLAFVLENIGTKIKFLNEGYYPPFTVRAGSAYRWNKSLVSTLDLAKPIDNFVFVSAGAEYTPVDFLAIRTGYKYRWYGEELDDLSGLSAGLGINFMISSVNFRFDYAFTPYGVLGNSQRFSLTSFFGNSKKKEKKTEIAVNETPKPDLNKEPKIYSSPADSSKVEGFVFFPAQVSVVLKTTVGPMSIYKIDIESKECDVYLVRGILRGFGTNKLKFEIGEKPGKDDIYKHYYFNGSLNIPVQKVDCEIRLPVKLGNVVLKTYGDAVIELKKISEDQAYIKYAFALDTLEPFYIEKNLVTPNADKVEIDTNSLNIAILDFQAMPPVSLAVSTSVTESFRYLLSETKLYTLVDRNSMEKILTEQGFQQTGSTTTERAVQIGKLLNVSKIISGSFGKLGQDYLLALNIINVQTGEIIYSEQVACKELTPDELKKLTETLVQNVNAHIKQ from the coding sequence GTGAATATAATTATTGTAAATTTAAGAACTTATATAAAATTGCTTCTGGTATTACTTACAACTTACACCTTATCACTTACCCCTGCCTTTTGTGAAGTAAAGATCCATCCGAACGCCGGTACGACTTCAGCTACATTTTTAAAGCTGGGGCTTGGAAGCAGGGCGATTGGAATGGGTGAAGCTTTCTCTGCTTTGAGCGATGACATTACTGCCTTATACTGGAACCCTGCAGGGCTTGTTCAGCTTGATGGAAACCAGATGCACATAACTCATAACGAGTCGTTTGAAGGCATAAAACATGAGTTCTTCGGTTATGCGGCGCCTCTTAAAAAAGGAACTCTGGCGCTCGGAGTTTACGGGATAACGATCCCCAAAGACCTTGAAAGGCGCTCTGGCCTTTTTGAAGGCAATCCGTTTGAACCTCTCACGGTCTCCGAAGGAACCTTTGGAGCCTATGATGCGGCTGTTCACGTTTCATACGCTAAAGAGCTCAAAGACAACCTGTCCGGAGGAGCAAGTTTTAAAATTATCCAGCAGAATATCGATAACTTCTCAGCTTACGGACTTGCTGCCGACTTCGGCACACTTTATAAATTCCCTGAACAGCCGCTTTCTCTTGCTTTTGTCCTTGAAAATATCGGTACTAAAATTAAATTCCTGAACGAAGGCTATTACCCGCCTTTTACAGTGAGAGCCGGGAGCGCATATAGATGGAACAAGAGCCTGGTTTCAACACTTGATCTGGCAAAACCTATAGATAATTTTGTTTTTGTATCTGCCGGAGCCGAATATACTCCGGTTGATTTTCTTGCTATAAGGACAGGCTACAAATACCGTTGGTACGGCGAGGAACTTGACGACCTTTCAGGGCTTTCCGCCGGCCTGGGAATTAACTTCATGATCTCAAGCGTGAATTTCAGGTTTGATTATGCATTTACGCCTTACGGCGTACTCGGCAATTCACAGAGGTTCTCCCTTACTTCATTTTTTGGAAACTCCAAAAAGAAAGAGAAAAAAACAGAAATAGCCGTAAATGAAACTCCAAAACCTGACCTTAATAAAGAACCCAAGATTTACTCTTCTCCGGCCGACAGCTCCAAGGTCGAAGGGTTTGTTTTTTTTCCTGCTCAGGTTTCCGTAGTACTTAAGACAACCGTAGGCCCCATGTCTATATATAAAATAGATATAGAATCAAAGGAATGCGATGTTTACCTGGTCAGGGGCATATTAAGAGGGTTTGGAACAAATAAACTTAAGTTTGAAATAGGGGAAAAACCCGGAAAAGATGATATTTACAAACACTATTACTTTAACGGCAGTTTAAATATCCCAGTTCAAAAAGTTGACTGTGAGATCCGCCTACCTGTTAAACTTGGAAACGTTGTGCTTAAAACGTACGGAGATGCCGTAATAGAACTTAAGAAAATATCCGAAGACCAGGCATATATAAAATACGCTTTTGCCCTGGACACCCTTGAACCGTTCTATATAGAAAAAAACCTTGTGACTCCAAATGCCGACAAAGTAGAGATCGACACAAATTCACTTAATATCGCTATTCTTGACTTTCAGGCAATGCCTCCGGTTTCTTTAGCTGTATCAACCTCTGTTACAGAAAGCTTTCGTTATTTGCTTTCAGAAACAAAATTATACACCCTGGTTGACAGAAATAGTATGGAGAAAATATTGACCGAGCAGGGGTTCCAGCAAACAGGCAGTACAACAACAGAGCGCGCAGTACAGATAGGCAAGCTCCTTAATGTAAGTAAAATAATTTCGGGCAGTTTCGGAAAATTGGGGCAGGATTATTTACTTGCTCTTAATATTATAAACGTACAAACCGGCGAAATAATATATTCAGAACAGGTAGCATGCAAGGAACTAACACCAGACGAACTAAAAAAGTTGACTGAAACTCTTGTACAAAACGTTAATGCACATATAAAACAATAA
- a CDS encoding NAD-dependent epimerase/dehydratase family protein, with protein MKVLVTGGAGFMGSHVVDEALKLGFEVVTLDDLSGGFRENLNPKAKFIKGSVNNVGLINKLFKKYRFSYVYHLAAYAAEGLSHFIKKFNYENNLIGSINLINASVNHGVKCFVFTSSIAVYGKNQLPMREAMQPLPEDSYGISKYAVELELKTSHEIFGLDYIIFRPHNVYGEKQNIGDKYRNVIGIFMNQLMQNKPLSVFGNGKQTRAFSYIGDVAPVIAKSPLVKKAYNQVFNIGADKPYTINQLTKAVSREMGIKPEITYFPARNEVIHAYSDHRKVSKYFSLRNRVSLSEGIRRMAGWAKKAGAKQSKKFKNIEIEKNLPSAWLK; from the coding sequence ATGAAAGTATTGGTTACTGGAGGAGCCGGATTTATGGGTTCCCATGTAGTTGACGAAGCTCTTAAATTAGGGTTTGAGGTTGTAACGCTTGACGACCTGAGCGGCGGTTTCAGGGAAAACCTCAACCCAAAAGCAAAGTTCATAAAAGGCTCGGTTAATAATGTTGGACTTATAAACAAACTTTTTAAAAAATACAGGTTTTCCTATGTGTACCATCTGGCCGCTTATGCAGCTGAAGGTTTAAGCCATTTCATCAAAAAATTCAATTATGAAAATAACCTGATAGGAAGCATAAACCTCATCAATGCATCTGTGAATCACGGGGTTAAATGTTTCGTATTTACTTCATCTATCGCCGTTTACGGTAAAAATCAGCTCCCGATGAGAGAAGCTATGCAGCCCTTGCCGGAAGACTCCTACGGCATATCAAAATATGCCGTTGAACTGGAATTAAAAACCTCGCATGAGATTTTCGGGCTTGATTACATAATTTTCCGTCCGCATAATGTTTACGGGGAAAAACAGAATATCGGCGACAAATACCGGAACGTTATAGGGATATTCATGAACCAGCTGATGCAAAACAAGCCCCTTTCAGTTTTCGGCAACGGAAAACAGACCAGGGCTTTTTCATATATCGGCGATGTAGCTCCTGTCATTGCTAAGTCGCCTTTAGTAAAAAAAGCCTACAATCAGGTCTTTAACATAGGGGCTGACAAACCTTACACTATAAACCAGTTGACAAAAGCTGTAAGCAGGGAAATGGGAATAAAACCTGAAATAACATATTTTCCTGCAAGAAATGAAGTAATTCATGCCTATTCTGACCACAGGAAGGTTTCAAAATATTTCTCTTTGAGAAACAGGGTCAGCCTTTCCGAGGGGATAAGAAGGATGGCCGGCTGGGCAAAAAAAGCCGGGGCAAAACAAAGCAAAAAGTTTAAAAATATAGAAATAGAAAAGAACTTGCCGTCCGCCTGGCTGAAATAA
- a CDS encoding glycogen-binding domain-containing protein, with product MMNRKNLISLIILDVVVMLFASALLFYRYSTLSCLPELMNEKTLKNFDNNAGNIKKSLAVRATEKIKEKPLAEKQVEKQSVPAKQAPAIEPSTIASNPETAPAKPASSVSTRNIRFTLRHSKAKKAEIIGEFNSWVPQPMKKSDANTWLIDIAIQPGEYAYNFVIDGRPMRDPNNPKTSNVGRGFINSLLRVKPLK from the coding sequence ATGATGAACCGTAAAAACCTGATCTCTTTGATAATACTTGATGTAGTTGTGATGCTGTTTGCTTCAGCTTTATTATTTTATAGGTATAGTACTCTATCCTGCCTTCCGGAGCTAATGAACGAAAAAACACTGAAAAACTTTGACAATAACGCTGGAAATATAAAAAAATCATTAGCTGTCCGAGCAACGGAAAAAATAAAAGAAAAACCGCTGGCCGAAAAACAAGTCGAAAAACAATCTGTACCCGCAAAACAGGCCCCAGCCATAGAACCTTCTACAATAGCTTCAAATCCTGAAACAGCGCCTGCAAAACCTGCATCAAGCGTTTCAACAAGGAATATACGGTTTACTTTAAGACATTCAAAAGCAAAAAAAGCTGAAATAATCGGCGAGTTCAACAGCTGGGTGCCACAGCCAATGAAAAAATCTGATGCAAATACCTGGCTGATAGATATTGCTATACAGCCTGGTGAATATGCCTATAACTTCGTTATTGACGGCCGGCCTATGAGGGATCCGAATAATCCTAAAACAAGCAATGTCGGGAGAGGTTTCATCAATTCTTTACTGAGGGTTAAGCCTTTAAAATGA
- a CDS encoding polysaccharide biosynthesis/export family protein translates to MFKNCLFSSVALPKWRILCYWVMVLIIFLSLGPLYGEQLNSNTLQNDLKYYQKISNQNKLNDNDRYYILLRLQKKYEGSKIDLTPLNNEIKKTQTPQSSKPKEQAGRTGSVNNITVNETPKTSEILISVDNVTRSNYFLLRDPDPKKRPKLIFDLYAADDNIPEGSKDIEIKSGVFSRILSGQFEEKPDKIVRVIADFRNERPYNIKYENNTWLIIAQKDKSEQTETLPAVQVPAVSALVTPGQKTSTQKNQTIPNYRIETGDVLGVTIFPAEELTREVVVQPDGQINLPLVGTLKAKGLTTEQLQTLLTKSFSKYLSNPKVTISVRKFSRRQIFVTGEVHSLGTFDYKENMRLMEFISSLGGFNTDANRSEIKVYRGPSNKKQTFVVNIEEVLKSGDFSKDFLLEPGDIIEVPRGSEKVSLLGDVSSPGYYEYKNNMTLTELISTAHGFGETAGIADIRIIRNESITDESGKPVQIKNVIKVNLKKILSGKADDVVLKTGDTVYIPRLNIVKANWFINNILPWMTLIALVIALGGKV, encoded by the coding sequence GTGTTTAAAAATTGCCTTTTCTCATCAGTAGCTTTACCAAAATGGAGAATCCTATGCTACTGGGTAATGGTTTTAATAATATTTTTATCCTTAGGCCCTCTCTATGGTGAACAACTAAACAGTAATACTCTTCAAAACGACCTGAAGTACTACCAGAAAATCTCTAACCAGAACAAACTGAATGACAATGACCGCTATTATATACTGCTGCGCCTGCAGAAAAAATATGAGGGCTCAAAGATAGATTTAACTCCTCTTAATAATGAAATAAAAAAAACACAAACTCCTCAATCTTCCAAACCAAAAGAACAGGCAGGGAGAACAGGTTCGGTAAACAATATCACGGTAAATGAAACACCTAAAACGTCTGAAATATTGATTTCTGTTGATAATGTCACTCGCTCTAATTATTTCCTGCTGCGGGACCCTGACCCCAAAAAACGGCCCAAATTGATCTTCGATCTTTATGCTGCCGATGATAATATCCCTGAAGGATCAAAGGATATAGAAATCAAATCAGGGGTTTTCTCTCGTATATTGTCCGGGCAATTTGAAGAAAAACCTGATAAAATAGTGCGGGTAATAGCAGATTTCAGGAATGAAAGGCCCTACAATATTAAATATGAAAATAATACTTGGCTTATAATAGCACAAAAAGATAAAAGCGAACAAACCGAAACCCTGCCCGCGGTACAAGTTCCAGCCGTTTCAGCTCTTGTAACACCAGGACAAAAAACATCCACGCAAAAAAATCAAACCATCCCTAATTACAGGATAGAAACAGGGGATGTGCTCGGAGTGACTATTTTCCCTGCAGAAGAACTTACCAGGGAGGTTGTAGTCCAGCCTGACGGCCAGATAAACCTGCCTCTTGTGGGGACGTTAAAAGCAAAGGGTTTAACTACAGAACAATTGCAGACATTGCTTACAAAGTCTTTTTCCAAATACCTTTCAAACCCGAAGGTTACTATCTCTGTAAGAAAGTTCTCAAGAAGGCAGATATTCGTTACAGGAGAGGTCCATTCGCTGGGCACGTTCGACTACAAAGAAAACATGCGCCTTATGGAATTCATTTCTTCCCTGGGAGGTTTTAATACCGATGCAAACCGTTCAGAAATCAAGGTTTACCGCGGCCCTTCAAATAAAAAACAAACTTTCGTGGTCAACATTGAAGAGGTACTCAAAAGCGGGGATTTTTCAAAAGATTTTCTTCTTGAGCCGGGCGACATAATAGAAGTACCCAGAGGAAGCGAAAAAGTGTCGCTGCTCGGAGATGTTTCCTCTCCCGGGTATTACGAATACAAAAACAACATGACCCTCACTGAGCTTATCTCTACGGCGCACGGCTTCGGCGAAACCGCAGGGATAGCTGATATCAGGATAATACGCAATGAATCAATTACGGATGAATCAGGAAAACCTGTACAAATTAAAAATGTTATTAAAGTTAATTTAAAAAAAATACTATCCGGAAAGGCGGACGACGTTGTGCTTAAAACCGGAGATACGGTCTATATACCGAGATTAAACATAGTAAAAGCAAACTGGTTTATAAATAACATATTGCCCTGGATGACTTTGATCGCACTGGTTATAGCTCTCGGCGGGAAAGTGTAA
- a CDS encoding polysaccharide biosynthesis tyrosine autokinase → MAQYELNFTDYLRILKKRKLIIIFTALAVLGSVIVFTNLQIPIYQASTTVKVEPPSTRGVGDQSGWDMYTALTTEVKIIKSSIMSERTARKLGLINDNTPENTRQAIIGSIQAKVNADKIGDTNLIIINVTSSNPQETVKIANATAEVYIEKGIEDKSRRAKELREFIEVQMKEAQEKLKNSEDTLKVYTEKSKTKGLGSYLSSRLISLETRKSELSEKYTEEHPEIKLITQQLEETKEQMKSLPANELEYARLSRELAINEQLYTLLAKRYKEAQISEADRVQNAFVVTPAVEPTSPISPNKRLNITVGAFLGIFLGFIFALIIENLDTSIGTIEDVEKFLDLPVLGIIPHVEVDSSIKSLFIKERGRHERTDYLRGKLIAYHSSKSPFVESYHTLRTNLKLTFLKENGKILAFTSAGISEGKTLTAVNFAIAAAQSGIKTLVMETDLRRPSIHWVFGLPRTPGFSDCIVGNKNWPEVVKTTTDFLLGDLGMEKILKIPGIENLSLITSGPMVSNPIDLLNSPKTKSMIKELAQTYDLVILDCPPVLLFADALIIGTHTDGNILVYQVGRMARRALKRAKDQLANVKAPIIGVVLNNVKTSEMGSYYGYGYYYSYKYYAKGEIDDKNIQNINGNIKKPNNPA, encoded by the coding sequence ATGGCTCAGTATGAATTAAATTTTACTGATTATTTGCGCATCTTAAAGAAACGCAAATTGATAATAATATTTACTGCCCTGGCAGTTTTAGGTTCTGTGATCGTATTTACAAATTTGCAGATTCCGATCTACCAGGCTTCAACCACTGTGAAAGTAGAACCGCCGTCAACTCGCGGAGTAGGCGACCAATCCGGTTGGGATATGTATACTGCGTTGACCACAGAAGTAAAAATAATTAAAAGTTCCATAATGTCAGAAAGAACAGCACGTAAACTCGGGCTAATAAACGATAATACCCCTGAAAATACCAGGCAGGCAATAATCGGGAGCATACAGGCAAAAGTTAATGCCGATAAAATAGGAGACACCAACCTGATAATCATCAATGTAACTTCCTCAAACCCTCAGGAAACTGTAAAAATCGCAAATGCTACCGCAGAAGTTTATATAGAAAAAGGCATAGAAGATAAAAGCAGGCGTGCCAAAGAATTAAGAGAGTTCATTGAAGTTCAAATGAAGGAAGCGCAGGAAAAACTGAAAAATTCTGAAGATACCCTTAAAGTTTATACCGAAAAATCGAAAACAAAAGGGCTTGGCAGCTACTTGTCTTCGAGGCTTATCAGTCTTGAAACAAGAAAAAGCGAACTGTCCGAAAAGTATACCGAAGAACACCCTGAAATTAAGCTTATAACCCAGCAGCTAGAGGAAACAAAAGAACAGATGAAATCACTGCCTGCAAATGAGCTTGAATATGCAAGGTTATCCAGGGAACTTGCTATCAATGAACAGCTTTATACGCTGCTTGCAAAACGATACAAAGAAGCACAGATATCGGAAGCGGACAGGGTCCAGAACGCCTTTGTGGTAACACCTGCTGTTGAACCGACCTCTCCTATCAGCCCGAATAAACGTCTGAACATAACAGTCGGCGCCTTCCTCGGCATTTTTCTTGGGTTTATCTTTGCATTAATAATTGAAAACCTCGACACTTCTATCGGCACTATAGAAGACGTTGAAAAATTCCTGGATCTTCCGGTACTTGGGATCATACCTCATGTAGAAGTTGATTCCAGTATAAAATCGTTGTTCATTAAGGAAAGAGGTCGCCACGAAAGGACCGACTACCTGCGGGGAAAGCTCATTGCCTATCATTCCTCAAAATCGCCGTTCGTAGAATCTTATCATACTCTGCGGACAAACCTTAAACTGACCTTTCTAAAGGAAAACGGAAAGATCCTTGCCTTTACCAGCGCCGGTATCAGCGAAGGAAAGACCTTAACTGCCGTGAACTTTGCTATTGCAGCAGCTCAATCCGGTATAAAGACCCTCGTGATGGAAACTGACTTAAGAAGGCCTTCCATACACTGGGTTTTTGGTTTGCCCCGTACCCCGGGATTTTCAGACTGTATAGTCGGCAACAAAAACTGGCCTGAGGTCGTAAAAACTACCACGGATTTTCTTCTTGGAGACCTGGGTATGGAAAAAATATTGAAAATACCGGGAATTGAAAATCTTTCGCTGATAACATCAGGGCCTATGGTTTCAAACCCTATAGACCTTTTAAACTCGCCGAAAACTAAATCTATGATCAAAGAACTTGCCCAAACCTATGACCTGGTCATCCTGGACTGCCCGCCTGTGCTCCTTTTTGCGGATGCTTTGATAATAGGCACTCATACCGATGGTAATATCCTGGTCTATCAGGTCGGCAGAATGGCAAGGAGAGCCTTAAAACGGGCAAAGGACCAGCTTGCCAATGTAAAAGCACCGATAATTGGTGTGGTTTTAAACAATGTCAAGACATCAGAAATGGGCTCTTATTACGGTTACGGATATTATTATTCGTATAAATATTACGCAAAAGGCGAAATTGACGATAAAAATATTCAAAATATAAATGGGAACATTAAAAAACCAAACAATCCCGCATAA
- a CDS encoding dTDP-4-dehydrorhamnose 3,5-epimerase family protein, whose protein sequence is MKIISVEELKLPEVKVITFGRYLDERGYFSEVFRKSDFNKRQELSFLKEMEFFQCNESFSRPGTVRGLHFQWDPCMGKLIRTITGRMVDIILDIRKGSPTFGKIIMYDMPAKDALDFNRFIWVPEGFAHGNFFTENTIIEYFCTSEYSPGNEAGISPLSKHLDWSLCDPGLKKEFESLINGKLLVTDKDKNSYSLRTWQKDPKSDNFIYIKCKR, encoded by the coding sequence ATGAAAATCATCAGCGTAGAAGAACTTAAACTGCCCGAAGTAAAGGTTATCACGTTCGGAAGGTATCTTGACGAGCGTGGGTATTTCAGTGAGGTATTCCGTAAAAGCGACTTCAATAAAAGACAGGAACTGTCTTTCCTTAAAGAAATGGAGTTTTTCCAATGCAATGAAAGTTTTTCAAGACCGGGTACTGTCAGAGGGCTGCATTTCCAATGGGACCCTTGCATGGGGAAACTGATCCGGACAATTACAGGAAGAATGGTAGATATTATCCTTGATATAAGGAAAGGCTCTCCGACCTTCGGAAAGATCATCATGTATGATATGCCTGCAAAAGACGCCCTTGATTTTAACCGGTTTATCTGGGTCCCGGAAGGTTTTGCACATGGAAACTTTTTTACTGAAAATACAATAATCGAGTATTTTTGTACAAGTGAATACAGCCCAGGCAATGAAGCCGGTATATCGCCGCTTTCAAAACATCTGGATTGGTCTTTGTGCGATCCGGGATTAAAAAAAGAATTCGAGTCTTTAATAAACGGGAAGTTGTTAGTAACCGACAAGGATAAAAACAGTTATTCCTTAAGAACCTGGCAGAAAGACCCGAAATCTGACAATTTTATTTACATAAAATGTAAACGATAG